The following proteins come from a genomic window of Gottfriedia acidiceleris:
- a CDS encoding alpha/beta fold hydrolase, which yields MIINSKVELENLSIAYKDQGKGKPIVLIHGFMGSHAYWEKVIPKLAEDYRVIAVDLPGHGDSTAIKEEHSIEDYADVLKDFLDQLNIKQITLFGHSLGGYITLAFAERYSNYINGFSLIHSTAYPDSEEAKKGRVSTSEKVKNEGVKNVVDGLIPKLFSPKNIQTNSSEINQAKQIGYKTSVVGTVNALVSMKNRPDRNHVLNDTSLPVLLLAGKDDQIIPPEKTFSVEKENIKTVTLNNAGHMSMYESPEELINEMKNFLSSF from the coding sequence ATGATCATTAATAGTAAAGTAGAACTTGAAAATTTATCAATTGCGTATAAAGATCAAGGCAAAGGGAAGCCAATCGTTTTAATTCATGGCTTTATGGGAAGTCATGCATATTGGGAAAAAGTAATTCCAAAGTTGGCAGAGGATTATCGTGTGATAGCAGTTGATTTACCAGGACATGGAGACTCTACAGCTATAAAAGAAGAGCATTCAATTGAAGATTACGCAGATGTGTTGAAAGATTTCTTAGATCAACTAAACATAAAGCAAATAACGTTGTTTGGCCACTCATTAGGAGGCTATATTACACTTGCATTCGCTGAAAGATATTCTAATTACATAAATGGATTTTCATTAATCCACTCTACTGCATATCCAGATAGTGAAGAAGCAAAAAAAGGTAGAGTATCAACTAGTGAAAAAGTGAAAAATGAAGGAGTGAAAAACGTAGTGGACGGATTAATTCCTAAACTTTTCTCTCCAAAAAATATCCAAACTAATAGTTCAGAGATAAATCAAGCAAAGCAAATAGGGTATAAAACTTCAGTAGTTGGCACAGTCAATGCACTAGTAAGCATGAAAAATAGACCCGACCGAAATCATGTCCTTAACGATACAAGTTTACCTGTACTTTTACTTGCAGGTAAAGACGATCAGATTATACCACCTGAAAAGACTTTTTCAGTCGAAAAAGAAAATATTAAAACTGTTACTTTAAACAATGCAGGACATATGAGCATGTATGAGTCACCTGAAGAGTTAATTAATGAAATGAAGAATTTTTTAAGTTCGTTTTAA
- a CDS encoding S8 family serine peptidase, translating to MKSNFIVPLKVVSTSFIAASLLFSSHTFASVGSISQGDIYNVEDYLKNLSKEDRNRVHNSVDSSDKEKYLSPNLNTTSNNPVNIIVQFAQDPAKTEVKNNEENGIEVSLDDAKNKVEKSHQTFKNKIRQEKKDLSAIQIRKEYRQAFNGVAMTVPANEVHTILAMDEVKAVIEDKVIKIDSSPSEVQKTESGSLSPAVDSTENIGATKLHEEGITGKGVKVAVIDTGIDYNHPDLKDIYKGGYDFVNNDSDPMETTYDDWKKSAQPEISPFGGSTYYTFHGTHVSGTIAGQGKNKTDYAVTGVAPGVELYAYKVLGPYGSGYTSNIIAGIDKAVADGMDVINLSLGSDHNDPLDPNSIAINNATLAGTTAVISAGNSGSDLYSLGSPGTSPLAITVGASDFSMTIPTAIGTVSSNDTLLSLTNLKLLAKSYDDDINTFKNQSLPIVFVGLGNSESDYSGKDVNGKIALIERGVLSLNEKVILAKKHGAKAVIMYNNNPTEGQIPHYLGNGFDFIPSFSLTNEDGLKVVNRVKQGNATFTLNSIGEMKTGGDTLADFSSRGPSNRFYDIKPEVTAPGVAVFSSVPAYVNGAEHLTDYKNAYMSASGTSMASPHVAGAAALLLQEHPEYKPEDVKAALMNTADKLKKDYSVFEVGAGRIDVYEAAHSDVRIKVLDHAITTKDGKDIPIPDVTGALSFGPQVTAGKAKTDSRVVSITNNSNNKKTFKLEIKFNKNVKGSKDASTNNISLDVPSTVTVNANKTVKINPMIHIPASAEFGNYEGYVYITNNSNPDEVYQLPFGFKHLAEGINKINAFEDAFTTRRDLNNSFPYGTGIEFALNSSMETVDFVLKDAKTGQALGLFDAFEGLFTEDIPFVVESPFNGLYFPFTEHKDHPIAYSKKLAPPGKYELELIATNREGKTFKKSDTFFIENTNPVVKMQQPGGVYEVTEDGMTVKGNIYDEQVAIMNQNGFYWDQSSNMINLINKTKYSTTPLSIEKNGDFQFKTSLLDGKDVTKYTLNERDYAQNGMQDHPDFSYTLVKKGLPYTKLVANKNDVKYGENVTLSLSAHNIKDLTGGEFTLAFPSSTYDIANITLNKDFTDYAKSHGLNADLKLIEQTASKITLNTQLTGESIQPIQTAMPLIDISFKVKEKPSTYIKWIQNIDITKSTAFSLNQAPTTIQGFGQGINIVPTYSQLEGGILADGFLDNNGIWLDYKKDFSKAGMSLKLISKNGRTYTGEFNSSSRYFIKNIPVSNEDYDLTIKIPGHFDRHVSVNDLYDQMNGDIVGRLSYILYAPVMGGDVNNDDVIDVLDADYIKTYWGTNKRAADINFDGIVDAKDMSFIQKNYLTPNPDVKDVPKGKKKIKGETLEDILKDLNIQ from the coding sequence TTGAAAAGCAATTTTATAGTGCCACTCAAAGTTGTTTCTACTAGTTTTATAGCAGCTAGTTTGCTATTTTCTAGTCACACTTTTGCTTCAGTTGGTTCAATTTCACAAGGTGACATTTATAACGTAGAAGATTATTTAAAAAATTTATCAAAAGAGGATCGTAACCGAGTACATAACAGTGTTGATTCGTCAGATAAAGAAAAATATTTATCACCTAACCTTAATACAACAAGTAATAATCCTGTAAACATCATTGTTCAATTCGCACAAGATCCTGCTAAAACGGAAGTTAAGAATAACGAAGAAAACGGAATTGAAGTCTCTTTAGACGATGCAAAAAATAAAGTGGAAAAATCTCATCAAACTTTTAAAAATAAAATTAGACAAGAAAAAAAGGACTTGTCAGCTATTCAAATTCGTAAAGAGTACCGTCAAGCATTCAATGGTGTTGCGATGACTGTACCGGCAAATGAAGTACATACTATTCTTGCGATGGATGAAGTAAAAGCAGTGATTGAAGATAAAGTAATCAAGATTGATTCATCTCCTTCAGAGGTTCAAAAAACTGAGTCAGGTAGTCTTTCCCCTGCAGTAGATAGTACTGAAAATATCGGTGCAACAAAACTCCATGAAGAAGGTATTACTGGTAAAGGCGTAAAAGTTGCTGTAATTGATACTGGAATTGATTATAATCATCCAGATTTAAAAGATATTTATAAAGGCGGATACGATTTTGTGAATAACGATTCCGATCCAATGGAAACAACTTACGACGATTGGAAAAAATCAGCACAACCTGAAATCAGTCCATTTGGTGGCTCAACTTACTACACTTTCCATGGAACTCATGTATCAGGAACGATTGCAGGACAAGGTAAGAATAAAACAGATTATGCAGTTACTGGTGTTGCACCTGGAGTTGAATTATATGCGTATAAAGTGCTTGGCCCATACGGTTCAGGCTACACTAGTAATATTATCGCTGGCATTGACAAAGCAGTAGCAGACGGAATGGATGTTATTAATCTATCACTTGGATCTGATCATAATGACCCCCTTGATCCAAATTCGATTGCAATCAATAATGCTACATTGGCTGGTACGACAGCAGTAATTTCAGCTGGAAATTCAGGAAGTGACCTATATTCACTTGGTTCACCTGGAACTTCTCCGCTTGCTATTACAGTTGGAGCGAGTGATTTTTCAATGACAATCCCTACAGCTATTGGTACGGTTAGTTCGAATGATACTCTTCTATCGTTAACAAATTTAAAACTACTTGCAAAGAGCTATGATGATGACATAAATACTTTTAAAAACCAATCTCTTCCAATCGTATTTGTTGGCCTAGGAAATAGTGAAAGTGATTATAGTGGCAAAGATGTTAATGGAAAAATTGCTCTAATCGAACGTGGAGTCCTTAGCTTAAATGAAAAAGTAATACTTGCAAAGAAACACGGTGCAAAAGCAGTAATAATGTATAATAATAACCCGACAGAAGGTCAAATTCCTCATTATCTTGGAAACGGCTTTGACTTTATCCCTTCATTTTCACTTACAAATGAAGATGGACTAAAAGTTGTAAATCGAGTAAAACAAGGAAATGCTACATTTACTTTAAACTCAATTGGAGAAATGAAAACTGGTGGGGATACATTAGCTGATTTTAGTTCACGTGGTCCTTCTAACAGATTTTATGATATTAAACCAGAAGTGACTGCACCAGGAGTTGCTGTATTCTCAAGCGTACCAGCTTATGTAAACGGAGCAGAGCATTTAACTGATTATAAGAATGCATATATGAGTGCATCAGGTACATCAATGGCTTCTCCACACGTTGCTGGAGCTGCTGCCCTTCTTCTACAAGAACATCCAGAATACAAACCTGAAGATGTTAAAGCAGCTTTAATGAATACCGCGGATAAGCTGAAAAAAGATTACAGTGTATTTGAAGTCGGTGCTGGAAGAATTGATGTATATGAAGCAGCGCATTCTGACGTGCGTATTAAAGTACTAGATCATGCAATTACCACAAAAGATGGAAAAGATATACCAATACCAGATGTTACAGGTGCATTAAGCTTTGGGCCTCAAGTAACTGCAGGTAAAGCAAAAACAGATTCACGAGTGGTTTCTATAACAAACAATAGTAACAATAAGAAAACATTTAAGCTAGAAATTAAATTTAATAAAAATGTAAAAGGTTCTAAAGATGCTTCAACTAACAATATTTCACTAGATGTTCCTTCTACCGTTACAGTTAATGCAAACAAAACGGTAAAAATTAATCCTATGATTCATATCCCTGCATCTGCTGAATTCGGTAACTACGAGGGATATGTTTATATTACAAACAATAGTAATCCTGATGAAGTTTATCAATTACCATTTGGCTTCAAGCATTTAGCTGAAGGTATTAATAAAATTAACGCATTTGAAGATGCATTTACAACACGACGTGATTTAAATAATAGTTTCCCATACGGAACAGGTATTGAATTTGCATTAAATAGTTCAATGGAAACAGTAGATTTTGTATTAAAAGATGCAAAAACTGGACAAGCGCTGGGCCTTTTTGATGCATTTGAAGGACTTTTCACTGAGGACATACCTTTTGTAGTTGAATCCCCGTTTAATGGATTATATTTTCCTTTTACTGAACATAAGGATCATCCAATAGCTTATTCAAAAAAGCTTGCTCCTCCAGGAAAATATGAACTAGAACTAATCGCTACTAACAGAGAAGGTAAAACATTTAAAAAGTCTGATACATTTTTCATTGAAAATACGAACCCTGTTGTTAAAATGCAACAACCAGGTGGAGTATACGAAGTTACTGAAGATGGTATGACTGTAAAAGGAAATATTTATGATGAGCAAGTAGCCATTATGAATCAGAACGGTTTTTACTGGGATCAGTCATCTAATATGATCAACCTTATTAATAAAACGAAATATTCTACTACCCCATTATCAATTGAAAAAAATGGTGACTTTCAATTTAAGACTAGTCTATTAGATGGTAAAGATGTAACAAAGTATACACTTAACGAACGTGACTATGCACAAAACGGTATGCAAGATCATCCAGATTTCTCATACACCCTTGTTAAAAAAGGACTTCCTTATACGAAACTTGTAGCGAACAAAAATGATGTAAAATATGGTGAAAATGTAACCCTATCACTAAGTGCACATAATATTAAAGATTTAACTGGTGGGGAATTTACATTAGCATTCCCTTCATCAACATATGACATTGCAAATATAACTTTAAATAAAGATTTTACTGATTATGCTAAGTCACATGGTTTAAATGCTGATCTTAAACTAATTGAGCAAACTGCAAGTAAAATAACTCTTAATACTCAATTAACAGGTGAATCAATACAACCGATTCAAACTGCTATGCCATTAATCGATATTAGTTTTAAAGTGAAGGAAAAACCAAGCACCTATATAAAATGGATTCAGAATATTGATATAACAAAATCTACAGCATTTTCTTTAAATCAAGCACCTACGACAATTCAAGGTTTTGGCCAAGGTATAAATATTGTTCCAACATACTCTCAACTTGAAGGGGGTATTCTTGCAGATGGATTTTTAGATAATAATGGTATCTGGCTAGACTACAAGAAAGATTTTTCAAAAGCTGGAATGAGTTTAAAATTGATTTCAAAAAATGGAAGGACTTATACAGGAGAATTTAACAGTAGTTCACGTTACTTTATTAAAAATATTCCAGTTTCAAATGAAGATTACGATTTAACAATTAAAATACCAGGACATTTCGATCGTCATGTATCAGTTAATGATTTATATGATCAAATGAATGGTGATATTGTTGGTCGTTTATCTTACATTTTATATGCACCAGTTATGGGTGGAGATGTAAATAACGATGATGTAATCGATGTATTAGATGCGGATTATATTAAAACATATTGGGGCACTAACAAGCGTGCAGCTGATATCAATTTCGATGGGATTGTTGACGCAAAGGATATGAGTTTTATTCAAAAGAATTATTTAACGCCAAACCCTGATGTCAAAGACGTTCCAAAAGGTAAAAAGAAAATTAAAGGTGAAACTTTAGAAGATATTTTGAAGGATTTAAACATTCAATAA
- a CDS encoding Ger(x)C family spore germination protein: MELNKISFITGLGVDWTDKSNFKVTLQVINPTDLATGQNGGGNSSPVILYTSTGKTLSEAIREAGKKITKNKDFTHVGLTVIGETAAKHGIEEIVDAIIREPRVSAFMSVLVAKNSSAEQILNTMTPINKVSSAEMVSKIQNVNFSLGESVNPNVYELGEDLTYSGKEIAISGVEIVNGNKEKNTLNNLQTMQPAQTKIDDLALFRDSKLAGWISGRDVRGILMVLDKIKQTNFAVPCGNNKYSSLRLHAQRIKTNVKVKGDIPIIHIDNTLLTLLDETGCSVNIESVQELIKIEKQAGLVVKQQIEHSIKSAQNYKSDVFGFGDMIHTNDPKKWKQLKSHWADDFAKAKVNVKTTVIIKRSGLLGDPVIMKKK; this comes from the coding sequence ATGGAGCTAAATAAAATTTCATTTATTACAGGATTAGGTGTCGATTGGACTGATAAATCCAATTTTAAGGTTACTTTACAAGTTATTAATCCAACTGATTTAGCTACCGGTCAAAATGGTGGTGGCAATTCTTCACCAGTCATTCTTTATACAAGTACTGGGAAAACATTATCAGAAGCAATTCGAGAAGCAGGTAAAAAAATAACGAAGAATAAGGACTTTACCCATGTCGGTTTAACTGTAATAGGAGAGACTGCAGCCAAGCATGGTATAGAAGAAATAGTAGACGCGATTATTCGGGAACCGAGGGTCTCTGCTTTTATGTCTGTTCTTGTAGCTAAAAATTCATCAGCTGAACAAATATTAAATACAATGACACCTATTAATAAAGTTTCATCAGCAGAAATGGTTTCAAAAATACAAAATGTTAATTTTTCATTAGGTGAAAGCGTCAATCCAAATGTATATGAATTAGGAGAAGATCTTACCTATTCAGGGAAAGAGATTGCGATTAGTGGAGTTGAAATTGTTAACGGAAATAAAGAAAAAAATACGTTAAATAATTTACAAACGATGCAGCCAGCCCAAACTAAAATCGATGACTTAGCTTTATTTCGAGATAGTAAACTAGCAGGATGGATCTCCGGACGAGATGTAAGAGGCATCTTAATGGTATTGGATAAAATTAAACAAACAAATTTTGCAGTGCCTTGTGGAAATAATAAATATAGTTCACTACGTCTACATGCTCAACGTATAAAAACGAATGTGAAAGTTAAAGGGGATATTCCAATTATTCATATTGATAATACTCTCCTTACATTACTTGATGAAACGGGTTGTTCGGTAAATATTGAAAGTGTTCAAGAGTTAATAAAAATTGAAAAACAAGCTGGTTTAGTAGTTAAACAACAGATTGAGCATAGTATTAAATCTGCTCAAAACTATAAAAGTGATGTCTTCGGATTCGGAGATATGATACATACTAATGATCCTAAAAAATGGAAACAACTTAAAAGCCATTGGGCAGATGATTTCGCAAAAGCAAAAGTAAATGTGAAAACAACTGTCATTATTAAACGAAGTGGCTTACTAGGAGATCCTGTTATTATGAAGAAGAAATAA
- a CDS encoding Ger(x)C family spore germination protein — translation MGKCKVFIISIFNISLLLLLSGCWSSKPIEDLNIIVGSSLDKDDDGKIKSTLQYAVPEAMTTKTGGGVPTKPYINVIGEGISLEPSGWETTLSREGYIFGAHQKCVVISEELAREINLRELTDLYFRDIDIRGSTLIFIAKGKANQALETKEQNIIPSLRIVEIANESLTSEIVSKTPLIKIGGLMNSGSSFLLQLLETTEKGVKFSGGAIFNGKKNKMIGTLNTQEVEGINWITAEGKGGAVKAFTKKSDGPTWFQIESMKRKVTPHIKGDKISFDVKIESEGRISEYWNPKLRPAFEEKNVNRIKKATEEEVTKIVKNVTNKLQNEYKTDVAGFGNEVRIQYPKKWKKMKGNWDERFSKAKINYEVNITIRDYGMIGKKKNK, via the coding sequence ATGGGAAAATGTAAAGTTTTTATCATTTCAATTTTCAATATAAGTCTCTTACTTTTATTATCGGGGTGCTGGAGTAGTAAACCAATCGAGGACTTAAATATTATAGTCGGATCTTCTTTAGATAAAGATGATGATGGAAAAATAAAATCCACCCTACAATATGCCGTCCCTGAGGCAATGACTACAAAAACAGGTGGAGGAGTTCCTACAAAACCTTATATAAATGTAATCGGAGAAGGCATTTCATTAGAACCTTCTGGATGGGAAACAACTTTAAGTAGGGAAGGGTACATTTTTGGAGCGCATCAAAAATGTGTTGTAATTAGTGAAGAACTTGCTAGAGAAATTAACCTGCGTGAGCTTACTGATTTATATTTTCGCGATATTGATATTCGTGGGAGTACGTTAATTTTTATAGCAAAAGGCAAAGCCAACCAAGCATTAGAAACAAAAGAACAAAATATCATCCCTTCATTACGGATCGTTGAAATTGCAAATGAATCACTTACCTCAGAAATTGTCAGTAAAACACCGTTAATAAAAATAGGAGGCTTAATGAACTCTGGTTCCAGTTTCCTACTTCAATTATTAGAAACAACCGAAAAAGGTGTAAAATTTTCAGGTGGGGCAATCTTTAATGGTAAGAAAAATAAAATGATTGGCACACTTAATACTCAGGAAGTAGAAGGGATTAATTGGATTACAGCAGAGGGCAAAGGTGGTGCTGTAAAGGCATTCACTAAAAAATCTGATGGTCCTACATGGTTTCAAATTGAATCCATGAAGAGAAAGGTCACACCTCATATAAAAGGTGACAAAATCTCTTTTGACGTAAAAATTGAGTCTGAAGGTAGAATTTCAGAATATTGGAACCCTAAATTAAGACCTGCATTTGAAGAGAAAAATGTTAATAGAATAAAAAAAGCAACTGAAGAGGAAGTTACAAAAATAGTAAAAAATGTAACAAATAAACTTCAAAATGAATATAAAACAGATGTTGCTGGATTTGGAAACGAAGTAAGAATTCAATACCCAAAAAAATGGAAAAAAATGAAGGGAAATTGGGATGAACGATTTAGTAAAGCTAAAATAAACTATGAAGTTAATATTACGATCAGAGACTATGGTATGATTGGAAAGAAAAAAAACAAATAA
- a CDS encoding GerAB/ArcD/ProY family transporter: protein MQNMKFNSEQLFSLLAIYLIGSAVAVDPAQDAGRDAWLAILISLFCGLILLSLYLGIYKNNPSNSLIKCFQTAWGKYIGNFIGVLYVVYCIYIASRVMRDFAELILTVALDNTGLFTISMLMMFLLIYTVMKGFTSFARTVWVCFLLSGIMVFILIFSQLLTGFLNFSHLKPFLEYGWKPVLKSVFPTTVTFPFGESIVFLLLLQHYDQPKNAHKMSYLAMIYAGFFLIISTIIHIANLGEIIFKASTYPVLSSVSLINIGDFFTRLESLAVIVFVILGFIKISILFFGAVIGTMEIFHLKENWLITFLIGIIIICFSIFTTVSYAQHVHIGLDLVPKYLHVPFQIILPFILFVTLKIQKKLSLS from the coding sequence ATGCAAAATATGAAATTTAATTCAGAGCAATTATTTAGTTTATTAGCAATTTATTTAATAGGTAGTGCTGTAGCGGTTGATCCTGCACAAGATGCTGGAAGGGATGCTTGGTTAGCAATCTTGATTAGTCTTTTTTGCGGATTAATCTTATTAAGCTTATATTTGGGAATCTATAAAAATAATCCGTCTAATTCACTAATTAAGTGCTTTCAAACAGCGTGGGGAAAATATATAGGCAACTTCATTGGCGTATTATATGTTGTTTATTGTATTTATATTGCATCGAGAGTTATGAGGGATTTTGCAGAGCTTATTTTAACCGTTGCATTAGATAATACAGGTTTATTTACAATTTCGATGTTAATGATGTTTCTTTTAATTTATACTGTGATGAAAGGTTTTACAAGCTTTGCTAGAACGGTTTGGGTTTGTTTTTTATTAAGTGGTATTATGGTTTTTATCCTCATTTTTTCACAATTATTAACTGGATTTTTAAATTTTTCCCATTTAAAACCCTTCCTTGAATACGGATGGAAACCAGTTTTAAAATCAGTCTTTCCAACAACTGTAACTTTTCCATTTGGAGAGTCAATCGTATTTTTATTATTGTTACAACATTATGATCAGCCAAAAAATGCACATAAAATGAGCTATTTAGCAATGATCTATGCTGGATTCTTTCTAATCATATCGACAATCATACATATTGCTAATTTAGGTGAAATTATTTTTAAAGCTTCAACCTATCCAGTACTTTCAAGCGTATCATTAATAAACATTGGAGACTTTTTTACTAGATTAGAGTCACTAGCAGTAATCGTATTTGTAATTTTGGGGTTTATTAAAATATCAATTTTATTTTTTGGGGCAGTTATAGGGACGATGGAAATTTTCCATTTAAAAGAAAACTGGTTAATAACATTTTTAATCGGAATTATTATTATATGTTTTAGTATATTTACAACCGTATCTTATGCTCAGCATGTTCATATAGGACTTGATTTAGTCCCTAAATATCTTCATGTTCCGTTTCAAATTATTTTGCCATTCATTCTATTTGTGACTTTAAAAATCCAAAAAAAGTTATCTCTTTCTTAG
- a CDS encoding spore germination protein — translation MRLGYPKRSKESIEVKTPVVLSSELQKNLQNIKSELQYCADLIVREFEAGESKKRKMALVHLQGISNGDAISQFIVDPILHKWKNSNLDSLNDINFFNEMKENTFDVPQVKTENEWNNIMMAVLNGDTAIFIDNQLKVLLIDTKSGQFRSVSESTGQTIIRGPKDSFTESIATNMSLLRYRLRSAQFKMEIIKVGDVTNTSVVISYLDDKVDQDLLHNLKERLKNSQVNGVLESINIEYLIESKPFSPFPTVLDSERPDVIAANLLEGKIGIIVDGSPIGLVLPATLPMFFQSPDDYNQRYIVGTFLRLLRFTAFFTSLLVSALYLALITHHRSMIPTPLLVSLAAQRESVPFPAIVELLLMEFAFEIIREASIRSPRVLASTVAIVGALVIGQAVVQAGIISTAMIIFVSITGISSFTLPYYSVASSARLLRYLFILSAGVAGLYGIALMFLFWLVHLNTIDSFGVPYLMPISPLSIRDNEDNFIRLPWKKLKTSSKDFVPDSTRTRKQQKTKNGEDNES, via the coding sequence ATGCGATTGGGTTATCCAAAGAGAAGTAAAGAATCAATTGAAGTTAAAACTCCAGTTGTTTTATCATCCGAATTACAAAAAAATTTACAAAATATAAAAAGTGAACTGCAATATTGTGCAGATTTAATTGTTAGAGAGTTTGAGGCTGGGGAATCGAAAAAAAGAAAAATGGCTCTAGTACATTTGCAAGGCATTTCAAATGGTGACGCGATTAGTCAATTTATCGTTGATCCAATTCTACATAAATGGAAAAACTCGAATTTAGATAGTTTAAACGATATTAATTTTTTCAATGAAATGAAAGAGAATACGTTTGATGTTCCACAAGTAAAAACTGAAAATGAATGGAATAACATAATGATGGCAGTGTTAAATGGTGACACAGCAATTTTTATTGATAATCAGCTTAAGGTATTGCTAATTGATACAAAAAGTGGGCAATTCCGTTCCGTCTCAGAATCAACTGGGCAAACGATTATTCGAGGTCCAAAAGATAGTTTCACTGAATCAATCGCAACGAATATGTCACTTCTTCGTTATCGACTTCGAAGTGCTCAATTTAAAATGGAAATAATTAAAGTTGGCGATGTTACGAATACGAGTGTAGTCATTTCTTATCTTGATGACAAGGTTGATCAAGATCTTTTGCATAATTTAAAAGAAAGACTAAAGAATTCCCAAGTGAATGGAGTTTTGGAATCAATAAATATTGAATATCTAATTGAATCAAAACCCTTCAGTCCATTTCCAACTGTCTTGGACAGTGAAAGACCTGATGTAATTGCCGCAAATTTATTAGAAGGTAAAATTGGAATTATCGTAGATGGTAGTCCAATAGGGTTAGTACTTCCAGCTACTTTACCTATGTTTTTCCAATCTCCTGATGATTATAATCAACGATATATAGTTGGAACCTTTTTACGATTATTAAGATTTACAGCATTTTTTACATCATTATTAGTTTCAGCTTTGTATCTTGCATTAATTACACACCATCGTTCAATGATCCCAACACCACTATTAGTTAGTCTTGCAGCTCAAAGAGAAAGTGTACCATTTCCTGCGATCGTTGAGTTATTACTAATGGAATTTGCATTTGAAATTATTAGGGAAGCGAGTATTCGTAGTCCAAGAGTCCTTGCATCAACTGTAGCAATAGTTGGAGCACTTGTAATAGGCCAAGCTGTTGTACAAGCGGGAATTATATCTACTGCAATGATTATCTTTGTTTCAATTACTGGTATTTCAAGTTTTACTCTTCCTTATTACAGTGTTGCTTCATCTGCACGACTACTCAGATATTTATTTATTTTAAGTGCAGGAGTTGCAGGATTGTATGGAATTGCATTAATGTTTTTATTTTGGCTAGTTCATTTAAATACGATCGATTCATTTGGAGTGCCATACTTAATGCCAATATCTCCATTATCAATCAGAGATAATGAAGATAATTTTATCCGTTTACCTTGGAAAAAATTAAAGACTTCAAGTAAAGACTTTGTACCAGATTCAACACGAACAAGAAAACAACAAAAAACTAAAAACGGTGAAGATAATGAATCGTAA
- a CDS encoding CotS family spore coat protein: MDAFFSELVKKVIANYPLEVKHKSLEYIDEKKAEWPIDTNIGEVLLKKVSIDERYIEFMIYAIDYLRDNGVFTPEVLTTKLGEGFVKRIDEYFMLFEAVNGRRPNFESEDDLILLMNGIASFHKASVGIELTTEQVSSIQSNWKNDLQNKFLKLTKWKEERAKLKLQNEIDKLFLKNINIVLMQCEKALAIVDKYIVEVVEEIAQTKTLCYQNFDVNDLIIGEDGNLYFFNMSSLKIELPIHDMRRILNIIMKKEKNWNPKLMKKIIIAYHEINPLACLQYQFLKADLLFPHLFYDLFSAHYENTEVIGVDPILVSEMKKIITLELSKEKVISSVFIQTNEEPYRR; this comes from the coding sequence TTGGACGCTTTTTTTAGTGAATTAGTAAAAAAAGTAATTGCAAATTACCCTTTAGAAGTAAAACATAAGTCTTTAGAATACATTGATGAAAAAAAAGCTGAGTGGCCCATTGATACTAATATCGGTGAAGTATTATTAAAGAAAGTTTCAATTGATGAAAGATATATAGAATTCATGATTTATGCAATTGACTATCTTAGAGATAATGGCGTATTTACACCAGAGGTATTAACAACTAAATTAGGTGAGGGTTTTGTAAAGAGGATAGATGAATATTTTATGTTATTTGAAGCTGTTAATGGGAGGAGACCAAATTTTGAGAGTGAAGATGATCTTATTCTGTTGATGAATGGAATCGCTTCTTTTCATAAAGCTTCAGTAGGCATAGAATTAACAACTGAGCAAGTTTCATCCATTCAATCAAATTGGAAAAATGATTTACAAAATAAATTTTTAAAATTAACAAAATGGAAAGAAGAAAGAGCTAAGTTAAAGCTTCAAAATGAAATCGATAAGCTGTTTTTAAAAAATATAAATATAGTTTTAATGCAATGTGAAAAAGCTTTAGCTATAGTTGATAAATATATTGTTGAAGTAGTTGAAGAGATAGCACAAACGAAAACATTATGCTATCAGAATTTTGATGTAAATGATCTTATAATTGGAGAAGATGGGAATTTATATTTCTTTAATATGAGTTCGTTAAAAATCGAATTACCGATTCATGATATGAGAAGAATTTTAAATATTATAATGAAAAAAGAAAAAAATTGGAATCCAAAGTTAATGAAGAAAATAATCATCGCATATCATGAAATTAATCCGTTAGCATGTTTGCAGTACCAGTTTCTAAAAGCTGATTTATTATTTCCTCATTTATTTTATGACCTATTTTCGGCACATTACGAAAATACGGAAGTAATAGGTGTTGATCCTATTCTAGTTTCAGAAATGAAAAAAATAATTACATTGGAATTAAGTAAGGAAAAAGTCATTTCTAGCGTCTTCATACAAACAAATGAAGAACCTTATCGACGATAA